The Anas acuta chromosome 2, bAnaAcu1.1, whole genome shotgun sequence genome contains a region encoding:
- the DPH3 gene encoding diphthamide biosynthesis protein 3 translates to MMAVFHDEVEIEDFEYDAESGTYSYPCPCGDRFLITREDLENGEEVATCPSCSLILRVIYDQEQFMRDEVIAEPVANKELVKC, encoded by the exons ATGATGGCGGTGTTCCACGACGAGGTGGAGATCGAGGACTTCGAGTACGACGCCGAGAGCGGCACCTACAGCTACCCCTGCCCCTGCGGGGACCGCTTCCTCATCACGCGG GAGGACCTGGAGAACGGCGAGGAGGTGGccacctgccccagctgctcGCTCATCCTGCGCGTCATCTACGACCAG GAACAGTTCATGCGTGATGAAGTCATTGCAGAACCTGTGGCAAACAAGGAACTGGTTAAGTGCTGA